Proteins encoded within one genomic window of Haladaptatus sp. QDMS2:
- the fdhF gene encoding formate dehydrogenase subunit alpha codes for MSTDKSDPLPGVPRIDDPRTSTPLTETFNTGTASDPEVGTRGEDMTTITVDGTAVALPPGSTLMDALSSVDTAASVPALCYYDRHEAGEAERTDAAGEIGPRSECRTCMVETDDHGLVPACSFPAEDGLSVRTDAASATEARDVNLDLVLSNHNLRCTTCNQNGRCELQDVSIENDVMHPRYGVFDDRDEYAPLDDSHPFIQIDRNKCILCNRCVEACNDVQMEGVLRIEGSGADTRIGFQNGAETMADSTCVSCGHCESVCPTGSLTNKGMANLATLPIPGFNQRNSIGRVIEHEKAETADKTDAPNRGIDGASEREVAKKSGVARMMARAKQRARQTADGLGERAMQTVEHTAEDLAARTIPEGYLFAVASAVSDVRLRNVEKTETTCGYCSVGCRFDVYTKDDDFLGVQPTDPDVAPVNDFSTCVKGKFGYEFVDADDRLTKPLVRGDDGEFHEASWEEALSRVVAGLSGIREEFGSDALVCFASSKCTNEEDYLMQKFARQVLGTKNIDNCARLCHSSTVAALKQTVGYGAMTNRINEDIGETDAYLITGSNTTESHPVLATRIKQNVDAGADLVVFDPRKVGIGEHASQFVRVKPGYDVAWISGLTRYIIEHDLHDEQFIEEHTKHFDELVEKVEPFTPEEVERLTEVPAAELAQAAETLAAAENVVFGWAMGMTQHSHGTQNVLALANLALTLGQVGKPKAGLSPFRGHNNVQGGGGDMGTLPNSLPGYQDVTDDDVLDKFEKAWGDRPPNEVGLKVTEAFDEAHEGNVRGMYIMGENPALSEPDISHAEEALANLDFLVVQDIFPTETTQYADVILPAAAFPEKDGTFTNTERRVQLVGKAMDPPGEARQDYEILQNLANRMGFDWDYDHPADIMDEIAAVTPIYGGIDHDRLATEGGLQWPCWDQEHPGTPYLYEEGFNFEDGKARFVPADMGQPGELPGEEYPLTMTTGRVLYHFHTGTLTRRVEGIMSHVGESFVEIHPETAATLGIEDGDYVTVASKRGEITVKAEVTDRPGKGVVFIPMHFAAGAVNRLTNEAFDEISGIPEYKVASVRVTRADGPPEEH; via the coding sequence ATGAGTACCGACAAGTCAGACCCACTGCCCGGCGTTCCACGCATCGACGACCCGCGGACGAGCACCCCGCTGACCGAGACGTTCAACACGGGGACGGCGAGCGACCCCGAGGTGGGGACTCGCGGGGAAGACATGACCACGATAACGGTGGACGGCACCGCCGTGGCGCTGCCGCCCGGGTCGACGCTGATGGACGCGCTTTCGAGTGTGGATACCGCGGCGTCCGTGCCTGCCCTGTGTTACTACGACCGCCACGAGGCCGGCGAAGCGGAGCGGACCGACGCCGCCGGCGAAATCGGCCCGCGCAGCGAGTGTCGCACCTGCATGGTCGAAACCGACGACCACGGACTCGTCCCGGCGTGCAGTTTCCCGGCAGAAGACGGCCTCTCCGTGCGGACGGATGCCGCGAGCGCGACCGAGGCCCGCGACGTGAACCTCGACCTCGTTCTCTCGAATCACAACCTCCGGTGTACGACCTGCAACCAGAATGGTCGCTGTGAGCTCCAGGACGTGAGCATCGAAAACGACGTGATGCACCCGCGTTACGGCGTGTTCGACGACCGCGACGAGTACGCTCCGCTCGACGATTCTCACCCGTTCATCCAGATAGACCGCAACAAGTGCATCCTCTGTAATCGCTGCGTCGAAGCCTGCAACGACGTGCAGATGGAAGGCGTCCTCCGCATCGAGGGCTCCGGGGCTGACACCCGCATTGGCTTCCAGAACGGCGCAGAGACGATGGCCGACTCGACGTGTGTCTCGTGTGGTCACTGTGAGTCGGTGTGTCCGACTGGGTCGCTCACGAACAAGGGGATGGCCAATCTGGCGACGCTCCCGATTCCCGGCTTCAACCAGCGCAACTCGATTGGTCGCGTCATCGAACACGAGAAAGCGGAGACGGCCGATAAGACCGACGCGCCGAATCGGGGCATTGACGGCGCGAGCGAGCGCGAGGTTGCGAAGAAGTCGGGCGTCGCGCGGATGATGGCGCGGGCGAAACAGCGCGCCCGGCAAACGGCAGATGGGCTCGGCGAACGGGCCATGCAGACGGTCGAACACACCGCAGAGGACCTCGCGGCGCGGACGATTCCAGAGGGCTACCTGTTCGCCGTTGCGAGCGCGGTGAGCGACGTGCGCCTGCGGAACGTCGAAAAGACGGAGACGACGTGTGGCTACTGCTCGGTCGGGTGTCGCTTCGATGTCTACACCAAGGACGACGACTTCCTCGGCGTCCAGCCGACCGACCCGGACGTGGCTCCCGTCAACGACTTTTCGACCTGCGTGAAGGGGAAGTTCGGCTACGAGTTCGTCGACGCCGACGACCGCCTGACGAAACCGCTCGTCCGCGGCGACGACGGCGAGTTCCACGAGGCGTCGTGGGAGGAAGCCCTCTCGCGGGTGGTCGCGGGCCTCTCGGGAATTCGCGAGGAATTCGGCTCCGACGCACTGGTCTGCTTTGCCTCCTCTAAGTGCACGAACGAGGAGGACTACCTGATGCAGAAATTCGCCCGGCAGGTTCTGGGGACGAAAAACATCGACAACTGCGCTCGCCTCTGTCACTCCTCGACCGTCGCCGCGCTGAAACAGACGGTGGGTTACGGCGCGATGACCAACCGAATCAACGAGGACATCGGCGAAACGGACGCCTACCTCATCACCGGGTCGAACACCACAGAAAGCCACCCGGTGCTCGCGACGCGCATCAAGCAGAACGTGGACGCGGGCGCTGACCTCGTCGTCTTCGACCCGCGCAAGGTCGGCATCGGCGAGCACGCGAGCCAGTTCGTTCGGGTGAAACCCGGCTACGACGTGGCGTGGATTAGCGGCCTCACGCGCTACATCATCGAACACGACCTGCACGACGAGCAGTTCATCGAAGAACACACGAAACACTTCGACGAGTTGGTCGAGAAGGTCGAACCGTTCACGCCCGAAGAAGTCGAGCGCCTGACGGAGGTTCCCGCAGCCGAACTCGCACAGGCCGCAGAGACGCTCGCCGCCGCAGAGAACGTCGTCTTCGGGTGGGCGATGGGCATGACCCAACACTCCCACGGGACGCAAAACGTCCTCGCGCTCGCGAACCTCGCGCTCACGCTCGGACAGGTCGGAAAGCCAAAGGCCGGCCTCTCGCCGTTCCGCGGCCACAACAACGTCCAGGGCGGGGGCGGCGACATGGGCACGCTCCCGAACTCCCTCCCGGGCTATCAGGACGTGACCGACGACGACGTGCTCGACAAGTTCGAGAAAGCGTGGGGCGACCGCCCGCCGAACGAGGTGGGCCTGAAAGTCACCGAGGCGTTCGACGAGGCCCACGAAGGCAACGTCCGCGGGATGTACATCATGGGCGAGAATCCGGCGCTCTCTGAACCCGACATCAGCCACGCAGAGGAGGCGCTCGCGAATCTCGACTTCCTCGTCGTCCAGGACATCTTCCCGACGGAGACGACCCAGTACGCAGACGTGATTCTCCCCGCCGCCGCCTTCCCCGAAAAAGATGGGACGTTCACGAACACAGAGCGCCGCGTCCAACTCGTCGGCAAGGCGATGGACCCACCCGGCGAGGCCCGCCAGGACTATGAGATTCTGCAGAACCTCGCCAATCGGATGGGCTTCGACTGGGACTACGACCACCCGGCCGACATCATGGACGAGATTGCCGCGGTGACGCCCATCTACGGCGGCATCGACCACGACCGCCTCGCGACCGAGGGTGGCCTCCAGTGGCCGTGCTGGGACCAGGAGCACCCAGGGACGCCTTACCTCTACGAAGAAGGGTTCAACTTCGAGGACGGCAAGGCCAGATTCGTCCCCGCAGACATGGGCCAACCCGGCGAACTGCCTGGTGAGGAGTACCCCCTCACCATGACGACGGGGCGCGTCCTCTATCACTTCCACACGGGGACGCTCACCCGTCGCGTCGAGGGCATCATGTCCCACGTCGGCGAGAGTTTCGTCGAGATTCACCCCGAGACCGCAGCGACGCTCGGTATCGAAGACGGCGACTACGTGACCGTCGCGTCGAAGCGCGGCGAGATTACCGTGAAAGCGGAGGTCACCGACCGCCCCGGCAAGGGCGTTGTCTTCATCCCGATGCACTTCGCCGCGGGTGCGGTCAATCGCCTCACCAACGAGGCGTTCGACGAAATAAGCGGCATCCCCGAGTACAAGGTGGCGAGCGTCCGGGTGACCCGCGCGGACGGGCCGCCCGAGGAGCACTGA
- a CDS encoding molybdenum cofactor guanylyltransferase, whose protein sequence is MRAAVIIAGGRSTRFGDADKAVADLAGTPMIRRVADRLTGVVDELVVNCRADQTAAIREALAGYPHPVRFAEDEDTDEGPMAGIRTGLRAVEAEYAVVVACDMPFVDAELVTSLFELAAGHDAAVPKLDDGWYQTTHAVYRAQPMADACDAALAAGDHKIIAPLFKLEYVVVEEDAIRAHGNVESFENLNTREEFEAAARRF, encoded by the coding sequence GTGCGCGCCGCTGTCATCATCGCAGGCGGTCGTTCGACCCGCTTTGGCGACGCGGACAAAGCCGTCGCCGACCTCGCGGGCACGCCCATGATTCGCCGGGTCGCAGACCGCCTCACGGGAGTCGTCGACGAACTCGTCGTCAACTGCCGCGCCGACCAGACCGCCGCCATCCGCGAGGCGCTGGCTGGCTACCCACACCCCGTCCGATTCGCCGAGGACGAGGACACAGACGAAGGCCCGATGGCCGGCATCCGAACCGGCCTGCGGGCGGTCGAAGCCGAGTACGCCGTCGTCGTCGCCTGCGACATGCCGTTCGTGGACGCCGAGTTGGTCACCTCCCTGTTCGAGCTGGCCGCGGGCCACGACGCCGCCGTCCCGAAACTCGACGACGGCTGGTACCAGACGACCCACGCCGTCTACCGAGCGCAGCCGATGGCCGACGCCTGCGACGCCGCGCTCGCCGCGGGCGACCACAAAATCATCGCGCCGTTGTTCAAATTAGAGTACGTCGTGGTCGAAGAAGACGCGATTCGCGCCCACGGAAACGTCGAGAGTTTCGAGAATTTGAACACCCGCGAAGAGTTCGAGGCCGCAGCCAGGCGGTTTTGA
- a CDS encoding ribbon-helix-helix protein, CopG family, which translates to MVTDLTERVQEIAKARGIPESEILEQALERGVEDLWIDLVLSRYLSEEIDRETAIELVGRDRVKRAERELEAVSDDVRWGLNA; encoded by the coding sequence ATGGTCACGGATCTCACCGAACGGGTCCAAGAAATCGCCAAAGCCCGAGGCATTCCTGAGTCGGAGATCCTCGAACAGGCATTGGAACGCGGTGTCGAGGACCTTTGGATAGATCTCGTTCTCTCTCGCTACCTGAGCGAGGAGATTGACCGAGAGACGGCAATTGAACTCGTCGGACGAGACCGTGTCAAACGCGCAGAACGAGAACTCGAGGCAGTCAGTGATGACGTTCGATGGGGCCTGAATGCGTAA
- a CDS encoding PRC-barrel domain containing protein has protein sequence MQEVTFSDSDVGKRVVDSRGEEIGMVAAVREGVAYINPEPGVFDKLQAKLGWEDQDEETYPLRTGHVDRITDDEIHLGRL, from the coding sequence ATGCAAGAAGTGACCTTCTCCGACAGTGACGTTGGAAAGCGCGTTGTAGACTCCCGCGGCGAGGAAATCGGCATGGTCGCCGCCGTCCGCGAGGGCGTCGCGTACATCAACCCGGAACCGGGCGTCTTCGACAAGCTGCAGGCGAAACTCGGCTGGGAGGACCAGGACGAAGAGACCTACCCGCTTCGCACGGGACACGTCGACCGAATCACTGACGACGAAATCCACCTCGGTCGCCTTTAA
- the yqeC gene encoding selenium cofactor biosynthesis protein YqeC — translation MDIVDALAAESGVACVVGAGGKKTTLYHLANRLGRAVVTATVRIPIFDEQVGEVVVTDDPESALASTHAWPLGLVAERERADRYRGYDPETVARLADALPDIPVLVKADGARTRLLKAPGDREPQFPQNADTVIPIASARVVGEPLTAAHVHRPERVASVTGRALGDHLTAEDVATVLASEEGGLKDLPDGTTAIPLVNMVDDTALESVGREIATAVLARSSVPRVVLSQMTATDPLVAVVER, via the coding sequence ATGGACATTGTCGACGCACTCGCCGCGGAATCGGGCGTCGCCTGCGTGGTCGGCGCAGGGGGCAAGAAGACGACGCTCTATCACCTCGCAAACCGACTCGGTCGGGCCGTCGTGACGGCCACCGTCCGCATTCCCATCTTCGACGAACAGGTCGGCGAGGTGGTGGTCACCGACGACCCTGAGAGCGCGCTCGCTTCCACCCACGCCTGGCCGCTCGGCCTCGTGGCCGAACGCGAACGAGCAGACCGCTATCGTGGATACGACCCGGAGACAGTCGCTCGACTCGCGGACGCGCTCCCCGACATCCCGGTTCTCGTGAAGGCGGACGGGGCGCGCACCCGCCTGCTCAAAGCGCCCGGCGACCGAGAGCCACAGTTTCCACAGAACGCTGACACCGTGATTCCCATCGCGAGCGCCCGCGTCGTGGGGGAACCACTGACGGCAGCACACGTCCACCGTCCCGAGCGCGTCGCCAGCGTGACGGGCCGGGCACTCGGCGATCACCTTACGGCCGAAGACGTTGCGACGGTCCTCGCGAGCGAGGAAGGCGGGCTGAAGGACCTCCCCGACGGCACAACGGCGATTCCGCTCGTCAACATGGTCGACGACACCGCCCTCGAATCGGTCGGCCGCGAGATTGCAACCGCCGTGCTCGCCCGCTCCTCCGTCCCGCGGGTCGTGCTCTCCCAGATGACTGCGACCGACCCGCTCGTCGCCGTGGTCGAGCGTTGA
- a CDS encoding HAMP domain-containing sensor histidine kinase, giving the protein MEWIPRLIVGLGAFLLLTHLLEWALYPGSFQSFLAGGFLISLFTTIPATSGIIVAGYWLDRSDLEPTRYERIAKWTAGGLLVFLGINILIINAIFLEFFPADRQASLLVGWVRFAMSLGAACGLFIGIVEARAIERALDAERATMRAAELEHQTDQLEFFNSILRHDVLNGMTVIRSRAEFLDDDLTDETQRRHADTILRWSDDIVLIIQRVRRILDTLTESAEFVPTATDLASVVGDEVDRISATYPTVEFETEVPEGLFVAADDLLGEVIGNLLTNAVEHNDQEGLTVTTSATAEGDTVTIRIADTGRGVPDDLKTSIFRRGETGRGIHAGTGFGLFFIDSMLSMYGGQIHVEDNDPHGAVFVVELPRATQTQPAKASAKSVSLR; this is encoded by the coding sequence GTGGAGTGGATACCGAGACTTATCGTTGGTCTCGGGGCGTTCCTGTTGCTCACACACCTTCTCGAGTGGGCGCTGTACCCGGGTTCGTTTCAAAGTTTCCTCGCGGGCGGCTTTCTCATCAGCCTGTTCACCACGATTCCGGCCACGAGTGGGATCATCGTCGCTGGCTACTGGCTCGATCGCAGCGACCTCGAACCGACGCGGTACGAACGTATTGCAAAGTGGACCGCAGGGGGTTTGCTCGTCTTTCTCGGGATTAATATACTCATCATCAATGCCATCTTCCTCGAGTTTTTCCCGGCTGACAGACAGGCTTCGCTGTTGGTCGGCTGGGTTCGCTTCGCGATGAGTCTCGGCGCTGCTTGCGGGCTGTTCATCGGCATCGTCGAAGCCCGCGCCATCGAACGCGCCCTCGACGCAGAGCGGGCGACGATGCGCGCGGCAGAACTCGAACACCAGACCGACCAGCTCGAATTCTTCAACAGCATCCTCCGTCACGACGTGCTGAACGGAATGACCGTCATCCGCAGCCGGGCGGAGTTCCTCGATGACGACCTGACCGACGAAACCCAGCGCAGGCACGCAGACACCATCCTCCGGTGGAGCGACGACATCGTCCTCATCATCCAGCGGGTCAGGCGCATCCTCGATACCCTCACCGAATCCGCCGAGTTCGTCCCGACCGCCACCGACCTCGCGAGCGTCGTCGGAGACGAAGTAGACCGTATCAGCGCCACCTACCCCACAGTCGAGTTCGAAACGGAGGTGCCAGAGGGGCTGTTCGTGGCTGCAGACGACCTGCTCGGCGAAGTCATCGGCAACCTCCTCACGAACGCCGTCGAACACAACGACCAGGAGGGATTGACCGTCACGACCAGCGCCACCGCCGAGGGGGACACCGTGACGATCCGCATCGCGGACACCGGTCGGGGCGTCCCCGACGACCTGAAGACGAGCATCTTCCGCCGCGGAGAGACCGGCCGCGGAATCCACGCCGGAACCGGCTTTGGCCTCTTTTTCATCGATTCGATGCTGTCGATGTACGGCGGCCAGATTCACGTCGAGGACAACGACCCTCACGGGGCCGTGTTCGTCGTCGAACTGCCACGAGCGACCCAGACCCAACCTGCCAAAGCGAGCGCTAAATCGGTGTCGCTGCGATGA
- a CDS encoding right-handed parallel beta-helix repeat-containing protein, giving the protein MSERTIGAKVTITKPGRYTLASDIQNGGGTHLSEACIRIEADDVVLDGRGFTLAGRGVSDTTGIVAADVQNVTIHNLTVSGWDYGIRFENVRGGVVRNARLVDTGYGISFVNTESVRVRDSHIVQNVLGVMMDAPSNVSLEDNRFESNAGRDVYRVARRG; this is encoded by the coding sequence ATGAGTGAGCGAACGATCGGCGCGAAGGTGACGATAACGAAGCCTGGACGATACACGCTGGCGTCGGATATCCAGAACGGCGGCGGGACCCATCTCTCAGAAGCGTGCATTCGAATCGAAGCCGACGACGTGGTCCTCGATGGACGCGGGTTCACGCTCGCCGGACGGGGCGTGAGCGATACGACGGGAATCGTCGCCGCGGACGTCCAGAACGTGACGATTCACAATCTCACGGTCAGCGGGTGGGACTACGGCATCCGGTTCGAGAACGTCAGGGGCGGCGTCGTTCGAAACGCTCGCCTCGTCGATACCGGGTACGGCATTTCGTTTGTCAACACCGAGTCGGTGCGCGTCCGTGACTCCCACATCGTCCAGAACGTTCTCGGCGTGATGATGGATGCGCCGAGCAACGTCTCGCTCGAGGACAACCGCTTCGAATCGAACGCCGGCCGGGACGTTTATCGCGTGGCGCGTCGCGGGTGA
- a CDS encoding glycoside hydrolase — protein sequence MAPDISRRQVLLAGAVSGVAGTAWYGTVRHRDTYSTEAEPLSTDKSRERPGNRRNPDPVDVRGAVYIPSRAFNLYQMWDRYDPEVIERDLSYAKRVNLNAVRTWLCYEVWKDDPEGHEEALDHFLAAAADRDISVLLGLFDAIGAEPKPSRLEDTDPRTAIGLSSPSSIVLLNREKWDETRRFVRWFMDRYRDDERLLGIELMNEPGWESIRKSFAEAMFATAADHRGTVPLTVGSTSLGKNAEYAAWGSEILQFHYNFASDRQTFRTMLDRVAVLHDAMDSPIWLTEWQRTRRGRGFTSAPKPSERTPDYASLAPLVHETGFGNFFWSLMVKPAWIQPQRSNGVVNGLFHEDGAVWSLDDARAIQAMSGTSDFEGEERKRLPAWATPPQTEGADE from the coding sequence ATGGCTCCTGACATCTCGCGACGACAAGTATTGCTGGCCGGGGCTGTCTCAGGCGTGGCGGGCACGGCGTGGTACGGAACGGTTCGCCATCGCGACACATATTCGACCGAAGCGGAGCCGCTGTCAACCGACAAGTCCCGAGAACGACCGGGGAACCGTCGCAACCCGGACCCGGTCGACGTGCGCGGTGCGGTCTACATTCCGTCGCGTGCGTTCAACCTCTATCAGATGTGGGACCGATACGACCCAGAGGTGATAGAGCGCGACCTATCGTACGCAAAGCGGGTGAACCTGAACGCCGTTCGGACGTGGCTGTGTTACGAAGTGTGGAAGGACGACCCGGAGGGGCACGAGGAAGCCCTCGACCACTTCCTCGCGGCAGCGGCAGACCGAGACATCTCGGTGCTTCTCGGCCTGTTCGACGCCATTGGTGCAGAACCGAAACCGAGTCGTCTCGAAGACACCGACCCACGAACGGCGATTGGTCTCAGTTCGCCATCCAGCATCGTCCTGCTCAATCGAGAGAAGTGGGACGAAACGCGGCGATTTGTCCGTTGGTTCATGGACCGCTACCGCGACGACGAGCGGTTGCTCGGCATCGAACTGATGAACGAACCGGGGTGGGAATCAATCCGCAAATCCTTCGCCGAAGCGATGTTCGCTACGGCCGCGGACCACCGGGGAACCGTCCCGCTCACCGTCGGGTCGACCAGCCTCGGCAAGAACGCCGAGTACGCGGCGTGGGGAAGCGAAATCCTCCAGTTTCACTACAACTTTGCGAGCGACCGCCAGACGTTTCGGACGATGCTCGACCGCGTCGCCGTCCTCCACGACGCGATGGACTCGCCAATCTGGCTTACCGAATGGCAACGGACGCGCCGTGGTCGCGGATTCACGTCGGCACCGAAACCGAGCGAGAGAACGCCTGACTACGCGAGTTTAGCCCCGCTCGTCCACGAGACGGGCTTTGGCAACTTTTTCTGGTCGTTGATGGTGAAACCGGCGTGGATTCAGCCCCAGCGGAGCAACGGCGTCGTAAACGGCTTGTTTCACGAAGACGGCGCGGTGTGGAGTCTCGACGACGCCCGAGCGATACAGGCGATGTCCGGCACGTCGGACTTCGAGGGCGAGGAGCGAAAACGCCTGCCAGCGTGGGCGACCCCACCGCAGACGGAGGGGGCCGATGAGTGA
- a CDS encoding sulfatase gives MSTSRPNIVFVITDQQRMDTIGALGASHMDTPNLDRLAEEGVTFTDCHITAPSCAPSRASLFTGHYPHTTGIYKNGDRWTRSWVEDLRESGYHTVNVGKMHTAPYNTPLGFDERYEVENKDRYLGPVPAGDPPLPGEKFYLDEWDRALQARGLLKQQREFYRQWDDYDERLGAFEWELPEDAHPDVFVGDFAARWLNHMPALDQPLFMQVGFPGPHPPYDPTPEYAAAYMDRDLPMPTRSDADLEGQPPPLKKLRAHHEAVDHDSVSHDVDASEEQLHRQRAYYYANVAMLDEQVGKLLDALEANGYDDTVVVFTSDHGEALGDHGHIQKWTMYDVITNVPTIVWSPDRFESRTVEELVSLFDLGPTVLDLAGVEADPSIEAQSLVPALEGDDEWTGRDQVFAEHARDGILRETQFMTMVRTDDWKLVHFVDEEEGQLFDLNADPDELVNRWDDPNAQDVKRDLLDTLLEWRIRSGVRSADWATEFR, from the coding sequence ATGTCAACAAGCCGCCCGAACATCGTCTTCGTCATCACGGACCAACAGCGGATGGACACCATCGGGGCGCTCGGAGCCTCGCACATGGACACGCCCAATCTGGACCGCCTCGCCGAGGAGGGTGTCACGTTCACCGACTGCCACATCACCGCCCCCTCCTGTGCCCCCTCGCGTGCGAGTCTTTTTACTGGACACTACCCGCACACGACGGGCATCTACAAGAACGGCGACCGGTGGACGCGTTCGTGGGTCGAAGACTTGCGCGAGAGCGGGTATCACACCGTGAACGTCGGGAAGATGCACACCGCGCCGTACAACACTCCGCTTGGGTTCGACGAACGCTACGAGGTGGAGAACAAGGACCGCTACCTCGGCCCGGTTCCCGCGGGCGACCCACCGCTCCCCGGCGAGAAGTTCTACTTAGACGAGTGGGACCGGGCGCTCCAGGCGCGCGGCCTGCTCAAACAACAACGGGAGTTCTACCGCCAATGGGATGACTACGACGAACGCCTTGGCGCGTTCGAGTGGGAACTCCCCGAAGACGCCCACCCGGACGTGTTCGTCGGCGACTTCGCGGCGCGATGGCTGAACCACATGCCCGCGCTCGACCAACCGCTGTTCATGCAGGTTGGGTTCCCTGGGCCCCACCCGCCGTACGACCCGACGCCCGAGTACGCAGCGGCGTACATGGACCGCGACCTTCCGATGCCAACACGCTCTGACGCCGACCTCGAGGGCCAGCCACCGCCGCTCAAAAAGCTCCGAGCGCACCACGAGGCAGTGGACCACGACTCGGTGAGTCACGACGTGGACGCGAGCGAGGAGCAGCTCCACCGCCAGCGAGCGTACTACTACGCGAACGTGGCGATGCTAGACGAACAGGTCGGCAAGCTACTCGACGCCCTCGAAGCGAACGGCTACGACGACACCGTCGTCGTCTTCACCTCCGACCACGGCGAGGCCCTCGGCGACCACGGCCACATCCAGAAGTGGACGATGTACGACGTCATCACGAACGTCCCGACCATCGTGTGGTCGCCCGACCGCTTCGAATCGCGCACCGTCGAGGAGTTGGTCTCGCTGTTCGACCTCGGGCCGACCGTCCTCGACCTAGCCGGCGTCGAAGCCGACCCGTCGATCGAAGCCCAGTCGCTCGTTCCCGCACTCGAAGGCGACGACGAGTGGACCGGCCGCGACCAGGTGTTCGCCGAACACGCCCGCGACGGCATCCTCCGCGAGACACAGTTCATGACGATGGTGCGGACCGACGACTGGAAACTCGTCCACTTCGTCGACGAGGAAGAAGGCCAACTGTTCGACCTGAACGCAGACCCGGACGAACTCGTAAATCGATGGGACGACCCTAACGCACAGGACGTGAAACGCGACCTCCTCGATACACTATTGGAGTGGCGGATTCGGAGTGGGGTGCGGTCGGCTGATTGGGCGACGGAGTTCAGGTGA
- a CDS encoding formylglycine-generating enzyme family protein, giving the protein MTADDPVCCSASRSGKSGERRESDEADAVEAAQSTAPAASDDPRTKAMVRLDGGSFEMGTDEDVGFPEDGEGPAREVTVDPFYIDTFAVTNAQFLAFVKETGYTTEAERFGWSFVFADFVASEDEEHVLRAAPETEWWVAVEGANWLFPEGPGSNVIEDDRLTHPVTHVSWTDAVAYADWAGKRLPTEAEWEYAARGGLAGKRFPWGDQLKPEGEHRCNIWQGTFPERNTGADGFLGTAPVNEYASNDFGLYNTAGNVWEWCADWFSPDFHTTPAYDHDNPTGPLTGDARVMRGGSYLCHRSWCNRYRVAARSKNTPDSSTGNIGFRCVVDAKTE; this is encoded by the coding sequence GTGACTGCGGACGACCCCGTCTGCTGTAGCGCGTCGCGAAGTGGCAAATCAGGCGAGAGGCGCGAATCCGACGAAGCCGACGCCGTCGAAGCAGCGCAATCGACCGCGCCAGCCGCCTCCGACGATCCGCGGACGAAGGCGATGGTTCGTCTCGACGGCGGCTCCTTTGAGATGGGCACCGACGAGGACGTGGGCTTTCCCGAAGATGGCGAAGGCCCGGCGCGGGAGGTGACCGTCGACCCGTTCTACATCGACACATTCGCCGTGACCAACGCCCAGTTCCTCGCGTTCGTCAAGGAGACGGGCTACACCACCGAGGCAGAACGCTTTGGCTGGTCGTTCGTCTTCGCGGATTTCGTGGCCTCCGAAGACGAGGAACACGTCCTCCGGGCGGCCCCCGAAACCGAGTGGTGGGTGGCCGTCGAAGGCGCAAACTGGCTCTTTCCCGAGGGGCCGGGTTCGAACGTCATCGAGGACGACCGCCTGACCCACCCCGTGACACACGTCTCGTGGACTGACGCCGTGGCGTACGCAGATTGGGCGGGCAAGCGCCTCCCCACTGAGGCCGAGTGGGAGTACGCCGCCCGCGGCGGGTTAGCGGGGAAGCGATTCCCCTGGGGAGACCAGCTGAAACCGGAGGGTGAGCATCGCTGTAACATCTGGCAGGGCACATTCCCCGAGCGAAACACCGGCGCGGACGGCTTTCTGGGGACGGCGCCAGTAAACGAGTACGCCTCAAACGACTTTGGCCTCTACAACACCGCGGGCAACGTCTGGGAGTGGTGTGCCGACTGGTTCAGCCCCGACTTTCACACGACCCCAGCGTACGACCACGACAACCCGACCGGCCCGCTCACGGGCGACGCCCGCGTGATGCGCGGGGGGTCGTACCTCTGCCATCGTTCGTGGTGCAATCGCTACCGGGTCGCCGCGCGCAGCAAGAACACGCCCGACAGTTCGACCGGGAACATCGGGTTTCGCTGTGTCGTAGATGCAAAAACTGAGTGA